A genomic segment from Arcobacter sp. CECT 8986 encodes:
- a CDS encoding PAS domain-containing sensor histidine kinase produces MSNFKIRDFTFYSFVILIIGLLLSTVIVFYFLHKVESLNEKLTNLSNSKNSFLELKMNTENLLSTLNLEDKKILWIKSIEEFDEQITTLTLEQKNRIDRLWYISKREITKIDKILENDILKPHNLHKRSILALQGELFVKDSNSELYKTILSLSRKIEFLLQYEDFIFNEFKKMDKIDKITINRQIENTKIYSIFSSTIILLIVILTILIMNRKITEIEKQLMKSQSNLSKKIHEVQEGKLLLNNIIDSIPIAIFWKDTDFKYLGANKYFLNLAGYQVQEQILGKTDFKLPWNTKDIIKYRKDDKSVIETGNHVLHKEETLVSKSEEKLEVITSKVPLINTKGQIIGVLGIFMDVTEIKRINEELDRKNKMIEQQSKMAAMGEMIENIAHQWRQPLSVISSSASGIKVKKEFEILDDEFLDEAIVRITDSVNHMNQTIEDFRNYFKPDKKLTDFDIEECIEKVLFLTQSKIKNRDITIIKNLQKINIHGLKNEFIQVLINIINNSIDALEDKEQLDRYIFFNTKIDEDNSMLVLEITDNADGIPENIINKIFNPYFTTKSDKNGTGIGLYMSKEMITKHMNGTLLAKNVEYSYNKLKFKGAKFIISIPIK; encoded by the coding sequence ATGAGTAATTTTAAAATTAGAGATTTCACTTTTTATAGCTTTGTTATATTGATTATTGGACTTCTTTTAAGTACGGTTATCGTCTTTTATTTTCTTCATAAAGTAGAATCACTAAATGAAAAACTAACAAATTTGTCAAATTCAAAAAATAGTTTTTTAGAACTTAAAATGAATACTGAAAATCTTCTATCAACTCTAAACTTAGAAGATAAAAAAATCTTATGGATAAAATCTATTGAAGAATTTGATGAACAAATAACAACTTTAACTTTAGAACAAAAAAACAGAATAGATAGATTATGGTACATATCAAAAAGAGAGATTACTAAAATAGATAAAATTTTAGAAAATGATATATTAAAACCTCATAATTTGCATAAACGTTCTATTTTAGCACTACAAGGGGAACTTTTTGTAAAAGATAGTAATAGTGAACTATATAAAACAATCTTATCATTATCAAGAAAGATTGAGTTTCTTTTACAGTATGAAGATTTTATCTTTAATGAATTTAAAAAGATGGATAAGATTGATAAAATCACCATAAATAGACAAATAGAAAATACAAAAATTTACTCTATTTTTTCAAGTACTATTATTTTATTAATTGTAATTCTAACTATTTTGATTATGAATAGAAAAATTACAGAAATAGAAAAACAACTGATGAAATCACAATCAAATCTTTCTAAAAAAATACACGAAGTACAAGAAGGAAAACTTCTATTAAATAATATTATTGATTCAATACCAATTGCAATATTTTGGAAAGATACAGATTTTAAATATTTGGGTGCAAATAAATACTTCTTAAATCTTGCAGGATATCAAGTTCAAGAACAAATATTAGGAAAAACAGATTTTAAACTTCCTTGGAATACAAAAGATATTATAAAGTATAGAAAAGATGACAAAAGTGTAATAGAGACAGGAAACCATGTATTACATAAAGAAGAAACACTTGTATCTAAAAGTGAAGAAAAGTTAGAAGTAATTACATCTAAAGTTCCACTAATAAATACAAAAGGACAAATTATTGGTGTACTTGGTATTTTTATGGATGTAACAGAAATAAAAAGAATAAATGAAGAACTTGACAGAAAAAATAAAATGATAGAACAACAATCAAAAATGGCTGCAATGGGTGAAATGATTGAAAACATTGCACACCAATGGAGACAACCTTTATCTGTAATTTCATCAAGTGCAAGTGGAATAAAAGTTAAAAAAGAGTTTGAAATACTTGATGATGAGTTTTTGGATGAAGCTATTGTTAGAATAACTGATTCGGTTAATCATATGAACCAAACTATTGAAGATTTTAGAAACTATTTTAAACCAGATAAAAAATTAACAGATTTTGATATTGAAGAGTGTATAGAAAAAGTTCTATTTTTAACTCAATCAAAGATAAAAAATAGAGACATAACAATAATCAAAAATCTTCAAAAAATAAATATTCATGGACTTAAAAATGAATTTATTCAAGTCTTGATAAATATTATAAACAACTCAATTGATGCCCTTGAAGATAAAGAACAACTAGATAGATATATATTCTTTAATACAAAAATAGATGAAGATAATAGTATGTTAGTTTTAGAGATAACTGACAATGCAGATGGAATTCCAGAAAATATAATAAATAAAATATTTAATCCATACTTCACAACTAAAAGTGATAAAAATGGAACTGGTATTGGATTATATATGTCAAAAGAGATGATTACTAAACATATGAATGGAACACTACTAGCTAAAAATGTAGAGTACTCTTATAATAAATTAAAATTTAAAGGTGCGAAATTTATAATAAGTATTCCTATAAAATAA
- a CDS encoding ABC transporter substrate-binding protein: MRLIKATFFIFIILFFNSCSKEQKENTPSEQAITVLVPHLGGLISDPVKIEAKKMQKEKNVTIRVVTPSWDDTVTEIKDSLKDPKINYDIFFLFSSWAGSILADDNALAIPRWAKDKIHWEDVLPVYKKNIYSWNNKCYFLPYDGDNVIIYYRKDILQNKEYQKKFKKIYHYDLKVPNTWKEYSDIAQFFNGWDWDNDGVIENGLIGSRIPNYGTMLLFFSRAAAYAKYPEDNAFYFDKNTMKPRINNPAFVKALEEYINIMKYAPKEIVNYSPFEVRQSFIAGDVALAIDWGDIGIMANNSKESVVKGKVGYAVLPGSNSVYNQNTKKWEKRFNRVTALTGNWIIVVNKNTKNEKLALDFATHMSSKELTQKLISKGWSGINPSRVSHFYPTSYKEWNKSGFTKDEAKRYLKTIKNSLSNQNVITDIRIPGAELYYEELNKYLHKAILKELTAKQALDKVYEKWEQITDKLGRENQIKFYKESINE; encoded by the coding sequence ATGAGGTTGATTAAAGCTACTTTTTTCATATTTATAATACTCTTTTTTAACTCTTGTAGTAAAGAGCAAAAAGAAAATACTCCATCAGAACAAGCTATTACAGTACTTGTTCCTCACTTAGGTGGTTTGATTAGTGACCCTGTTAAAATTGAAGCAAAAAAAATGCAAAAAGAAAAGAATGTTACAATTAGAGTTGTTACTCCTAGTTGGGATGACACAGTAACAGAGATAAAAGACTCACTAAAAGACCCAAAAATCAATTATGATATTTTCTTTTTATTCTCTTCTTGGGCTGGTTCTATTCTAGCAGATGATAATGCACTTGCAATTCCAAGATGGGCAAAAGATAAAATTCACTGGGAAGATGTACTACCTGTTTATAAGAAAAATATTTATTCATGGAATAATAAATGCTATTTTCTACCATACGATGGTGATAATGTAATTATATATTATAGAAAAGATATTTTACAAAATAAAGAGTATCAAAAAAAATTCAAAAAAATCTATCATTATGATTTAAAAGTTCCAAATACTTGGAAAGAATATAGTGATATTGCTCAGTTTTTTAATGGCTGGGATTGGGATAATGATGGTGTAATTGAAAATGGCTTAATAGGAAGTAGAATTCCAAATTATGGAACTATGTTACTATTTTTTTCAAGAGCTGCTGCGTATGCTAAATATCCAGAAGATAATGCTTTTTATTTTGATAAAAATACAATGAAACCAAGAATAAACAATCCTGCATTTGTAAAAGCTTTAGAAGAGTATATAAATATTATGAAATATGCTCCAAAAGAGATAGTTAATTACTCACCTTTTGAAGTTAGACAAAGTTTCATTGCAGGAGATGTTGCATTGGCAATTGATTGGGGAGATATTGGAATTATGGCAAATAACTCTAAAGAATCAGTTGTAAAAGGCAAAGTTGGTTATGCTGTTTTACCAGGAAGTAATAGTGTATATAACCAAAATACAAAAAAATGGGAAAAAAGATTTAATAGAGTAACAGCACTAACTGGAAACTGGATTATTGTAGTAAATAAAAATACAAAAAATGAAAAACTTGCCTTAGATTTTGCTACACATATGTCTTCTAAAGAGTTAACTCAAAAACTTATTTCAAAAGGTTGGAGTGGAATTAATCCATCAAGAGTTTCTCACTTTTATCCAACATCATATAAAGAGTGGAACAAAAGTGGTTTTACAAAAGATGAAGCAAAAAGATATTTAAAAACAATAAAAAACTCTTTATCTAATCAAAATGTAATTACAGATATTAGAATTCCTGGTGCAGAGTTGTATTATGAAGAACTAAACAAATATTTACATAAAGCAATATTAAAAGAACTTACTGCAAAACAAGCATTAGATAAAGTTTATGAAAAATGGGAACAAATAACAGATAAACTTGGAAGAGAAAATCAAATAAAGTTTTATAAGGAATCAATAAATGAGTAA
- a CDS encoding Crp/Fnr family transcriptional regulator — MDSINTQSCYDKLKQACNQYYNFDDKSFSLLKDITFIKKVKKSEILQDSYSPAKYIYFIVKGVLRTYYLNEDGNIYTKNIFSENYFSASKVSLLTKEDSYLNIDALEDCILICIDFEKYKQLIDKYIEFKEFYINYLEKNWVIVKEKNEISLILDDAQIRYENFIKSNPNIENRIALHHIANHLGITPTQLSRIRKKIKSHK; from the coding sequence ATGGATAGTATAAATACTCAATCTTGTTATGATAAGTTAAAGCAAGCTTGCAATCAATATTATAATTTTGATGATAAATCATTTTCTTTACTAAAAGATATTACATTTATCAAAAAAGTTAAAAAATCAGAAATATTACAAGATTCATATTCTCCTGCTAAATATATCTACTTTATAGTAAAAGGAGTTCTAAGAACATATTATTTAAATGAAGATGGAAATATTTATACAAAAAATATTTTTAGTGAGAACTATTTTTCTGCTTCAAAAGTATCTTTATTAACAAAAGAGGACTCTTATTTAAATATTGATGCTTTAGAAGATTGTATACTAATATGTATAGATTTTGAAAAATATAAACAGTTGATTGATAAATATATAGAGTTCAAAGAGTTTTATATAAACTATTTAGAAAAAAATTGGGTTATAGTAAAAGAGAAAAATGAAATTTCTTTGATATTAGATGATGCGCAAATAAGATATGAAAACTTTATAAAATCAAATCCAAATATAGAAAATAGAATAGCTTTACATCATATTGCAAATCATTTGGGAATTACACCTACTCAATTAAGTAGAATTAGAAAAAAGATAAAATCACATAAGTGA
- a CDS encoding thioredoxin fold domain-containing protein → MSNTIKSLLVLFFCTTFLYAQNNKEVSSEELKAINNLQLMKDARISVKKALDLGSIYILDTLIEGEHQQELFLTKDKKVLITGKAMNSTTGEYLSIPVDFSKIIGKEALTYGSGSDEYILFTDPECPYCKKFEAYFPKIEKNVKIRVFFYPLSFHANARELSLYYMSKKTNKDKIKAMLNVSANSEEFKNRKYADKEYKKLEEELNSQLVIAESLGIQATPTLYSIKGNKVSWIEVLYKYNVK, encoded by the coding sequence ATGTCTAATACTATAAAAAGTCTATTAGTTCTATTTTTTTGTACAACTTTTCTTTATGCACAGAACAACAAAGAAGTTTCAAGTGAAGAACTAAAAGCAATAAACAACTTACAACTTATGAAAGATGCACGTATTAGTGTAAAAAAAGCTTTAGATTTAGGAAGTATCTATATTTTAGATACATTAATTGAAGGAGAACATCAACAAGAGCTTTTCCTTACTAAAGATAAAAAAGTTTTAATAACTGGTAAAGCTATGAACTCAACTACTGGAGAATATCTTTCAATCCCTGTTGATTTTTCTAAAATTATTGGAAAAGAAGCATTAACTTATGGTTCTGGTAGTGATGAATATATTCTTTTTACAGATCCAGAGTGTCCTTACTGTAAAAAGTTTGAAGCATACTTTCCTAAAATAGAGAAAAATGTAAAAATAAGAGTATTTTTCTATCCTTTAAGTTTCCATGCAAATGCAAGGGAGTTATCTTTATATTATATGAGTAAAAAAACAAATAAAGATAAAATCAAAGCGATGCTAAATGTATCAGCAAACTCAGAAGAGTTTAAAAATAGAAAATATGCAGATAAAGAGTACAAAAAACTAGAAGAAGAGCTTAATTCTCAGTTAGTAATAGCTGAATCTTTAGGTATTCAAGCAACACCGACTTTATATAGCATAAAAGGTAATAAAGTATCTTGGATTGAAGTTTTGTATAAATATAACGTTAAATAA
- a CDS encoding DUF2116 family Zn-ribbon domain-containing protein → MSNHCPYCQKKISISKVFCSKECKDNYFQMVAIQIPKPFIKRIFVFCDKQQREREIAEFASRHGWKESLIRNKISKLKEEYGF, encoded by the coding sequence ATGTCTAATCATTGTCCATATTGTCAAAAAAAGATTTCTATAAGTAAAGTTTTTTGTTCAAAAGAGTGCAAAGACAACTATTTTCAAATGGTTGCTATTCAAATACCAAAGCCATTTATTAAAAGAATTTTTGTTTTTTGTGATAAACAACAAAGAGAAAGAGAGATTGCAGAGTTTGCAAGTAGACATGGATGGAAAGAGAGTCTCATAAGAAATAAAATAAGTAAATTAAAAGAAGAGTATGGATTTTAA
- a CDS encoding DMT family transporter, with protein sequence MTDSKIFYVLLIMLSGAVMPIQSALNLYLAKWSGSFTFASMISFFLGTVCLVFVVLFFSKVSISSLDFSQTPPLYAWLGGFLGAFFVTMVIISAPKIGMTSMFLSIISGQLVMSMIIDKYGFFGFDIKEISITKIIAVAFVIIGTWLYTLDK encoded by the coding sequence ATGACAGATTCAAAAATATTTTATGTTTTATTAATAATGTTATCAGGTGCTGTAATGCCAATACAATCTGCACTTAATCTTTATTTAGCAAAATGGAGTGGTTCTTTTACTTTTGCTTCTATGATATCTTTTTTTCTAGGAACAGTTTGTCTTGTTTTTGTAGTCTTATTTTTTTCAAAAGTTAGTATTTCATCTTTAGATTTTTCTCAAACTCCTCCTTTATATGCGTGGCTTGGAGGTTTTTTAGGTGCATTTTTTGTAACGATGGTAATTATTAGTGCTCCTAAAATTGGTATGACTTCGATGTTTTTATCAATAATTTCAGGTCAATTAGTAATGTCTATGATAATAGATAAGTATGGTTTCTTTGGTTTTGATATAAAAGAGATATCTATTACAAAAATAATAGCTGTTGCATTTGTAATAATTGGTACTTGGTTATATACATTAGATAAATAA
- a CDS encoding AEC family transporter: MENFSLIIVAIIIGYTLQKFKIFSQETPIILNQYTIYISLPAIILLQVPKLSISIDIIIPAIIAWVVIIVTAIIVLVFAKYLKWSKEITGSLLLVAVLSNSSIAGIPLISMYIGEKAIPYVVIYDQLGTFIALTTYGTLITALYTDSKKTTPRIIVRKVLTFPPFLSLIIAFCFLGVDFPPLLTSILKDFSATLIPVALVAVGLQLKLKLPKSDLQPLSIALLIKLIIGPVVAYLFATSLGWHHTLASDVSILEAGMSPMITAGAIAAMVGLAPRLSTAIVGYGIVVSFLTTYVISRIL, from the coding sequence ATGGAAAACTTTTCGTTAATTATTGTTGCAATAATTATTGGATACACTCTACAAAAATTCAAAATTTTCTCTCAAGAGACTCCAATAATATTAAATCAATATACAATTTATATCTCGCTACCTGCAATAATTCTACTGCAAGTTCCAAAATTATCTATTTCAATTGATATTATTATTCCTGCTATTATTGCATGGGTTGTTATTATTGTAACAGCTATAATAGTATTGGTTTTTGCAAAATACCTAAAATGGTCAAAAGAGATAACAGGTTCACTACTTTTAGTAGCTGTTTTATCTAATAGTTCAATTGCAGGTATTCCTTTGATAAGTATGTACATAGGAGAAAAAGCAATCCCTTATGTAGTTATTTATGACCAATTAGGAACTTTTATTGCATTAACAACATATGGTACATTGATTACTGCTTTATATACTGATAGTAAAAAAACAACGCCAAGAATTATTGTTCGAAAAGTTTTAACTTTTCCTCCATTTTTATCACTTATAATAGCATTTTGTTTTCTAGGTGTAGATTTTCCACCTTTATTAACTAGTATACTAAAAGACTTCTCAGCTACACTTATTCCAGTAGCTTTAGTTGCAGTTGGTCTTCAACTTAAACTAAAACTTCCAAAATCAGACTTACAACCATTAAGTATTGCACTTTTAATAAAATTAATTATTGGACCAGTAGTTGCATACTTATTTGCAACTTCTCTAGGATGGCATCATACATTAGCAAGTGATGTTTCTATTTTAGAAGCTGGTATGTCACCAATGATTACAGCAGGTGCAATTGCAGCAATGGTAGGACTTGCTCCAAGATTAAGTACTGCTATTGTTGGATATGGGATAGTTGTATCTTTTTTAACAACATATGTAATTTCAAGAATTCTATAA
- a CDS encoding winged helix-turn-helix transcriptional regulator, which produces MYYVNNKQFNCSINVTLDIFNDRWKLSIIWHLLQNDKRFKDLHEEISDITQKTLTVKLKELEEKNIINREVFPEVPPKVVYSLTKAGKRLKPVLEEMYSWGVDYVKEFGEITEDNMCYTERKRRK; this is translated from the coding sequence ATGTATTATGTAAATAATAAACAATTTAATTGTTCGATAAATGTAACATTAGATATTTTTAATGATAGATGGAAATTATCAATAATTTGGCATCTACTTCAAAATGATAAAAGATTTAAAGACTTACATGAAGAGATTTCGGACATTACACAAAAGACATTAACAGTTAAACTAAAAGAATTAGAAGAAAAAAATATAATTAATAGAGAAGTTTTTCCAGAAGTTCCACCAAAAGTTGTATACTCTTTAACAAAAGCAGGAAAAAGATTAAAACCTGTGTTAGAAGAGATGTATAGCTGGGGTGTAGACTATGTTAAAGAGTTTGGAGAAATAACAGAAGATAATATGTGCTATACAGAACGAAAGAGAAGAAAATAA
- a CDS encoding DMT family transporter — protein MKKEENKTKYIIGMVISMIFWGIAWTSGKVTMQHTVPQVAAFWRYAISFITIIPVVWYMKVSFKADKVAILYMILAGILSATFNYLFFIGLSHGQAGYGGTMVTSLVPLLTYFLSIVLLGTKVNKVQVFGLCIGSFGALILLRVPMDGFAFLNVDSSYFLLAALVWSLVTILAQKVSSRANPMLYTLVVFGITAFVNMIFALPYHPFEFASLDSVFWWNILFIGLLSGTFSMTLFFISASHLGAHKTGVFMFIVPIGAIISSWIVYDEEILLSTIIGCFFAFLSVVVFNFKRKVKIK, from the coding sequence ATGAAAAAAGAAGAGAATAAAACAAAATATATAATAGGAATGGTAATCTCTATGATATTTTGGGGAATAGCATGGACATCTGGAAAAGTTACTATGCAACATACTGTTCCTCAAGTAGCAGCTTTTTGGAGATATGCTATTTCTTTTATAACTATAATCCCTGTTGTTTGGTATATGAAAGTATCTTTTAAAGCAGACAAAGTAGCAATACTGTATATGATATTAGCTGGTATATTAAGTGCAACTTTTAATTATCTGTTTTTTATAGGATTATCTCATGGACAAGCAGGTTATGGTGGAACTATGGTTACTTCATTAGTTCCTTTACTAACATACTTTTTATCTATTGTATTATTAGGGACAAAAGTAAATAAAGTTCAAGTGTTTGGATTGTGTATTGGTTCTTTTGGTGCATTAATACTATTAAGAGTTCCGATGGATGGTTTTGCATTTTTAAATGTAGATAGTTCATACTTTTTATTAGCAGCATTAGTTTGGTCTTTAGTTACTATTCTTGCACAAAAAGTTTCATCTCGTGCTAATCCTATGTTATATACATTGGTAGTATTTGGAATAACAGCATTTGTAAATATGATATTTGCATTACCTTATCATCCATTTGAGTTTGCAAGCTTAGATTCTGTATTTTGGTGGAATATATTATTTATAGGGTTGTTATCTGGAACTTTTAGTATGACTCTATTTTTTATCTCTGCTAGTCATTTAGGTGCACATAAAACTGGTGTATTTATGTTTATCGTACCAATAGGAGCTATAATCTCTAGTTGGATTGTATATGATGAAGAGATTTTACTATCTACAATAATAGGGTGCTTCTTTGCATTTTTATCTGTTGTGGTATTTAACTTTAAACGAAAAGTAAAGATTAAATAA
- a CDS encoding NAD(P)H-dependent oxidoreductase, with amino-acid sequence MKKVLIINAHQKYEGYAEGNLTQNYIDKANEFFTKNGFEIKNTAIDKGYDVKEELEKFAWADYILFQYPVYWMSLPWISKKYIDEVCSGGAGTVTFENDGRSRHDASKTYGSGGLMKGKKYMLSITYNCPESEFSNKDGFFEGLSLDQANFAVHKTFQFCGLEQLKTYSVHDIYKGDLNLEKELEKFENRLKDNFL; translated from the coding sequence ATGAAAAAAGTATTAATAATAAATGCACATCAAAAGTATGAAGGTTATGCTGAGGGTAATTTAACTCAAAACTATATAGATAAAGCAAATGAGTTTTTTACAAAAAATGGTTTTGAAATTAAAAATACAGCGATTGATAAAGGCTATGATGTAAAAGAAGAGTTAGAAAAATTTGCTTGGGCTGATTATATACTTTTTCAATATCCTGTTTACTGGATGAGTTTACCTTGGATTTCAAAAAAATACATTGATGAAGTTTGTTCAGGTGGAGCAGGAACTGTAACTTTTGAAAATGATGGAAGAAGTAGACATGATGCATCAAAAACTTATGGTAGTGGTGGATTAATGAAAGGTAAAAAATATATGTTAAGTATTACATATAATTGCCCAGAGAGTGAATTTAGTAATAAAGATGGTTTCTTTGAAGGATTATCTTTAGACCAAGCAAACTTTGCTGTACATAAAACTTTCCAATTTTGTGGATTAGAACAATTAAAAACATACTCTGTTCATGATATTTATAAAGGTGATTTAAACTTAGAAAAAGAGTTAGAAAAATTTGAAAATAGATTAAAAGATAATTTTTTATAA
- a CDS encoding putative quinol monooxygenase, whose translation MNNITVVANIKIKEEYKDEIYKVLETLHEQTHKNDAGCIQYDFHKNLEEENSYTFIETWENEEFLKEHSNKEHFKLFVSSIEDKIEYINVKKLEKIK comes from the coding sequence TTGAATAATATAACAGTTGTAGCAAATATAAAAATAAAAGAAGAGTATAAAGACGAAATATATAAAGTATTAGAAACTCTACATGAACAAACACATAAAAATGATGCAGGGTGCATTCAATATGATTTTCATAAAAATTTAGAAGAAGAAAATAGTTATACGTTTATTGAGACATGGGAAAATGAAGAATTTTTAAAAGAGCATTCAAATAAAGAGCATTTTAAACTATTTGTTTCAAGTATTGAAGATAAAATAGAGTATATTAACGTTAAAAAATTAGAAAAAATAAAATAA
- a CDS encoding NAD(P)H-dependent oxidoreductase, with translation MSKEEFLKAMNFRHACKVFDDTKQISKEDFEFILEVGRKSPSSFGMEPWKFLVVQNEELKEKIRPACWDQVQITSCSELVIVLAKIEDVKVESGIPEKRFARRPMPQEKRDFYVNLYANHLKDTLSSDKNIYEWTARQSYIAAGNMMTAAASIGIDSCPIEGFEKDKLEEILQLDTTKYQVALVLPFGYRINEQSEQLRLSLDEVVEYIK, from the coding sequence ATGAGTAAAGAAGAATTTTTAAAAGCAATGAACTTTAGACATGCTTGTAAAGTTTTTGATGATACAAAACAAATATCAAAAGAAGACTTTGAGTTTATTTTAGAAGTAGGGCGAAAATCACCATCTTCATTTGGAATGGAGCCTTGGAAGTTCTTAGTAGTTCAAAATGAAGAGTTAAAAGAGAAAATAAGACCAGCTTGTTGGGATCAAGTACAAATTACATCTTGTAGTGAATTAGTTATTGTATTAGCAAAAATTGAAGATGTTAAAGTAGAAAGTGGAATTCCTGAAAAAAGATTTGCAAGAAGACCTATGCCTCAAGAAAAAAGAGATTTTTATGTAAATCTATATGCGAACCATTTAAAAGATACATTAAGTAGTGATAAAAATATTTATGAATGGACTGCAAGACAATCATATATAGCAGCAGGTAATATGATGACAGCAGCAGCTTCTATTGGAATTGATTCTTGTCCTATTGAAGGATTTGAAAAAGATAAGTTAGAAGAAATTTTACAATTAGATACTACAAAATATCAAGTTGCATTGGTTTTACCATTTGGTTATAGAATAAATGAACAATCAGAGCAATTAAGATTAAGCCTTGATGAGGTAGTTGAGTATATAAAATAA